The proteins below are encoded in one region of Helianthus annuus cultivar XRQ/B chromosome 2, HanXRQr2.0-SUNRISE, whole genome shotgun sequence:
- the LOC110927038 gene encoding UDP-sugar pyrophosphorylase-like has translation MTSDDTHARTLQLLESNSYFGMKPTQVKLLKQEKVACLADNDARLAVDPKNKYRIQTKPHGHGDVHSLLYSSGLLKEWKDAGLRWVLFFQDTNGLLFKAIPAGLGVSATKEYHVNSLSVPRKAKEAIGGIRGYLL, from the exons ATGACTTCAG ATGACACTCATGCACGCACATTACAACTTTTAGAATCAAATTCTTATTTTGGGATGAAACCTACACAAGTAAAACTTCTTAAACAG GAAAAAGTTGCTTGTTTGGCTGATAATGATGCTAGGCTTGCTGTAGATCCGAAAAATAAATACAGAATACAG ACAAAACCTCATGGTCATGGTGATGTTCATTCACTTCTCTATTCAAGTGGTCTTCTTAAAGAATG gaaAGATGCTGGTTTGAGATGGGTGCTGTTTTTCCAAGATACAAATGGACTTCTATTCAAG GCAATTCCTGCAGGTTTAGGAGTTAGCGCCACTAAAGAGTATCATGTTAATTCTCTTTCGGTTCCTCGCAAAGCTAAAGAAGCTATTGGAGGCATTAGGGGTTACTTGTTATGA
- the LOC110927039 gene encoding shugoshin-1-like yields MAKRSSFGKSIRKRFSDITNYQPQHKSSPVFEQNFPLNASSSSTKEQIDHLLKENAGLMKHVTDKNKVIEMNRVELQKLRIVVQKTQLQNWNLAQTNSHMMAVGTLLS; encoded by the exons ATGGCTAAAAGATCATCTTTTGGGAAATCAATAAGAAAGAGGTTTTCTGATATCACTAATTACCAGCCACAACACAAATCTTCACCAGTTTTTGAACAAAATTTTCCACTCAATGCTTCATCATCTTCAACTAAAGAGCAAATTGATCATCTTTTGAAG GAAAATGCAGGGCTTATGAAGCATGTTACCGACAAAAA CAAGGTCATAGAGATGAACAGAGTTGAGCTTCAAAAGCTGCGAATTGTTGTTCAGAAAACACAGTTGCAGAATTGGAACCTTGCCCAAACAAACAGTCATATGATGGCGGTTGGTACTTTGCTTTCATAA